The nucleotide sequence AAGCATTTTTCCAGCCAAATATAACACCATTACTGCAAAGATTTTAGACATAATTTGCGGATCGAGTTTACTTACTACTAAGCCTGATAGAAATACCGAGATCATTAATGCTGGAATAAATGATTTACTGGTTTGTACATCAACATTTCCTAACTTATGATGGCGTTGGGCGGATGAAAATGCGGTAATAATGATAGTGGAGAATGATGTGCCTAATGCGGTGGACATTATATATTCAGGCGGTATGCCCGCCATTGGTAGTAAAAAGACCAAGCTTGGGACGATAATTAAACCGCCCCCAATGCCGAATAATCCTGCTAAAAAGCCAACAAATACCCCTAAAAAAAGACAGCTTAATAAAATAGTCATTATTATTTTCCTTTTTGGTTATGTTGATACCAACCTCGATAAGGTTTACGATTTTCTTTCTTATAAGATTTGGCTGAGTCCTGAAAGGATTTTTTAGACGTGTGAGAAACATTTTCAGTACGCTCGGTACGAGAGTTGTCAATCGGTCTATCTTCAGAATTTTTTTGCATATTATTCTGTAGAACCTGTGCAAACTCTTTCATTGCTTTGCGATAAACATCTCGTTTAAAAGAAACGACCTGACGAACAGGATACCAAAAACTCACCCATCGCCAGCCGTCAAATTCCGGATTTTTTGTGGTTTTTAGATTAATTAGATTTTCATCACTAATAAGTTGTAATAAAAACCAACGCTGTTTCTGCCCAATACAAACAGGACCAGATCCCTCATTGCGTACCAAGCGTTTTGGCAGTTTATATTTCAGCCAATATTTAGACGCCCAAAGCAATCGCACATCTTTTTTGCTCAAGCCAACTTCTTCATAAAGCTCACGGTACATTGCTGTTTCAATGTTTTCCCCCTCGTTAATGCCACCTTGCGGAAATTGCCAAGAGTTTTGACCAAACCGTTTTGCCCACAGAACTTGTCCGTGCTTATTACAGATTACGATTCCAACATTTGGGCGGTAGCCATCGAAATCGATCACTCGACCACCTAATTTCATGAAATTCTAGAATATTCAGAATTGTTTCATACTTTGGCCGATTGAACAACCTTAGCCAAAGTAAAATTCAGAAGATATACAAAATTTTGGTATATTTTACTAGAAAGATGATTTAATGAAATAGCTCATAAAACGCTTTTAGGACTCTTTTTAGCTAATTTGAGTTTTCTTACCAAACTGATTGCCAATAATAAAAGCTATCAGGCCAATAACCAGTGAGGGCACAATTGCATGGAAACCCCAAATAGATATTTTAAAAGTAGTTATGATTACATAACTTATTAAGCCAGCAAGCATTGAGCAAATTGCCCCTGCGGCATTTGCTTTTTTCCAGTATAGCCCTAGCACTATTACCCAAAGGAATGTCGCCTCTAAGCCACCTAGTGAGAGTAAATTTAGCCAAATCAACATATCGGGAGGATTTAATGCTGCAAATACAAGCAAGATGGTAAAACTCAATGTAGTAATAGTTGAGAAACATTTAATTTTTTTCTCATTATTAATAGCATTTGGCTTAATGGCTAAATAAAGATCTTTAATTAATGTTGAGGAAGATTGAATTAACATTGAATCAATAGATGACATAATTGCCGCCATAGGTGCCGCTAAGAAAATGCCTGCAACTACGGGAGAGAGTACTTGAATCATTAATGTTGGAATCACTTGATCCGGTATATTTAAATCAGGCACAATGGCTCTGCCTAAAACACCTGATAAGTGCATTCCTAGCATCAAAATTGAGATAACCACTGTGCCAATAATCATTGCCCTGTGTAATGCTTTGCTATCTTTATACGCCATACTTCTTACCGCAATATGAGGTAAGCCAATCAAACCAAAACAAACTAATACCCAGAATGAAGCCATAAAGGTAAAATCAAGCGGACGCTCATCAATGCCATAAGGAGTTGTAAGCTGAGGATTAATTTCTTCAAGCGTATTCATTGCATTTTCTACTCCGTCAGTAGCATAGAGAATACCACCGAGCAGAATTGTGGTCCCCACTATCATTACTAAACCTTGAATAGTGTCAGTAAGCACTACCGCTCTAAAACCACCAACAAAGGTATAAAGCCCAACCGTAATTGCAAAAATAATAACTGCTGTTTGATAAGAAATCCCTAAAGTTGTTTCAAGCAAACGCCCTGCCCCAATAAATTGGACAGACATCATCGCAAAGAAAGAAAGAAGTAAGGCAAAACCCGAAATCCAGACTACAAA is from Mannheimia varigena and encodes:
- the panF gene encoding sodium/pantothenate symporter → MNNDMLIPLFAYLLFVFGVAFYAYKQRQGSSFISEYYIGGRSMPGFVLAMTTAATYVGASSFIGGPGAAYKYGLGWVLLAMIQVPAVLLSLGALGKKFALQARKHNSVTVNDMLLARYQNKFVVWISGFALLLSFFAMMSVQFIGAGRLLETTLGISYQTAVIIFAITVGLYTFVGGFRAVVLTDTIQGLVMIVGTTILLGGILYATDGVENAMNTLEEINPQLTTPYGIDERPLDFTFMASFWVLVCFGLIGLPHIAVRSMAYKDSKALHRAMIIGTVVISILMLGMHLSGVLGRAIVPDLNIPDQVIPTLMIQVLSPVVAGIFLAAPMAAIMSSIDSMLIQSSSTLIKDLYLAIKPNAINNEKKIKCFSTITTLSFTILLVFAALNPPDMLIWLNLLSLGGLEATFLWVIVLGLYWKKANAAGAICSMLAGLISYVIITTFKISIWGFHAIVPSLVIGLIAFIIGNQFGKKTQIS